A genome region from Gopherus flavomarginatus isolate rGopFla2 chromosome 9, rGopFla2.mat.asm, whole genome shotgun sequence includes the following:
- the PDCD7 gene encoding programmed cell death protein 7, with the protein MSQPPLPFGARFAGPPPPPQYRCFPPPGGLFAPSPAGGPFPGAQPPPPPPFLPPPAGGPELPPGRPLPLPAGGPYFPAPGGGCGPAPLGREAAPRLLYPAPGPPPWQPGPPPWGEGSAEPREAAEGEEEAALRQRDELWLAQFLAHRRPRPRGFPPPPPGAPSPSQARQLAAGALRPVAQLAGLCRAMRQLEAAGDEAGWGQAHGQARALLSELREQLRPLREPGYLGELRRKAEKARKRRLRLRKRKQEAEAAREEAAARAAEREARIDRWRAKCVQEVEEKNRERELKAAADSVLSEVRKKQADTKRMVDILRALEKLRKLRKEAAGRKGVCPPPSADEDFEHHIERLRTLIRKRTELYEAEERALRVMLEGEQEEERKREMEKKQKKEREKLLQQKRDIDPKLFGDPDEFPLNHLLQPFRQYYLQAEQSVPALIQIRHEWDQYLVPADHPEGSCIPPGWVLPTLPTSDTWATAVR; encoded by the exons ATGTCTCAGCCGCCGCTGCCCTTCGGCGCCCGCTTTGCGGGGCCGCCGCCGCCCCCCCAGTACCGCTGCTTCCCGCCCCCGGGGGGGCTGTTCGCGCCTTCCCCCGCCGGCGGCCCCTTCCCGGGAGCCCAGCCCCCGCCGCCTCCCCCCTTCCTGCCGCCCCCGGCGGGGGGCCCCGAGCTGCCCCCGGGCCGCCCCCTCCCGCTCCCCGCGGGCGGCCCCTACTTCCCCGCGCCCGGGGGAGGCTGCGGCCCGGCGCCCCTCGGCCGGGAGGCGGCCCCGCGGCTCCTGTACCCGGCCCCGGGGCCGCCGCCCTGGCAGCCGGGCCCGCCGCCGTGGGGCGAGGGCAGCGCCGAGCCGCGGGAGGCGGccgagggggaggaggaggccgcCCTGCGGCAGCGCGATGAGCTGTGGCTGGCCCAGTTCCTGGCCCACAGGCGGCCGCGGCCCCgcggcttccccccgcccccgccgggCGCGCCGAGCCCCAGCCAGGCCCGGCAGCTGGCGGCGGGAGCCCTGCGGCCGGTGGCCCAGCTCGCGGGCCTGTGCCGCGCCATGCGGCAGCTGGAGGCCGCCGGGGACGaggcgggctggggccaggcccaCGGCCAGGCCCGCGCCCTGCTGAGCGAGCTGCGGGAGCAGCTGCGGCCCCTGCGGGAGCCCGGCTACCTGGGCGAGCTGCGGCGCAAGGCGGAGAAGGCGAGGAAGAGGCGGCTGCGCCTCCGCAAGAGGAAGCAGGAGGCCGAGGCGGCCCGGGAGGAGGCGGCGGCCAGGGCGGCGGAAAGGGAGGCCAGGATCGACCGCTGGCGAGCCAAGTGCgtgcaggaggtggaggagaagAACCGG GAACGTGAACTTAAAGCTGCAGCAGACAGTGTCTTATCTGAAGTAAGGAAAAAACAGGCTGACACAAAGAGAATGGTGGACATCCTGCGTGCTTTAGAAAAGCTTCGAAAACTGAGAAAAGAGGCAGCAGGAAGAAAAG GTGTTTGTCCTCCACCCTCAGCAGATGAAGACTTTGAACATCACATAGAGAGGCTGAGGACACTGATCAGAAAACGCACTGAACTGTATGAAGCTGAAGAGAGAGCATTAAGAGTTATGTTAGAAGGAGAACAGGAAgaagagaggaaaagagaaatggaaaagaaacagaagaaagaaagggaaaagcttCTACAGCAAAAACGTGACATTGATCCCAAGTTATTTGGGGATCCAG ATGAGTTTCCCCTTAATCATCTACTGCAACCCTTTAGACAATATTATTTACAAGCTGAGCAATCTGTTCCAGCCCTCATCCAGATAAG GCATGAATGGGATCAGTACCTGGTACCCGCTGATCATCCTGAAGGAAGCTGCATCCCTCCAGGGTGGGTTCTTCCGACTCTCCCTACCAGTGACACCTGGGCCACTGCTGTTAGATAA
- the CLPX gene encoding ATP-dependent Clp protease ATP-binding subunit clpX-like, mitochondrial isoform X6 — protein MQQQVNQQMPQEKRGGEVLDSTHDDINLEKSNILLLGPTGSGKTLLAQTLAKCLDVPFAICDCTTLTQAGYVGEDIESVIAKLLQDANYNVEKAQQGIVFLDEVDKIGSVPGIHQLRDVGGEGVQQGLLKLLEGTIVNVPEKNSRKLRGETVQVDTTNVLFVASGAFNGLDRIISRRKNEKYLGFGTPSNLGKGRRAAAAADLANISGESNTQQDIEEKDRLLRHVEARDLIEFGMIPEFVGRLPVVVPLHSLDEKTLVRILTEPRNAVVPQYQALFSMDKCELTVTEDALKAIARLALDRKTGARGLRSIMEKLLLEPMFEVPNSDIVCVEVDKEVVEGKKEPGYIRAPTKDTSEEEYDSGVEEEGWPRQADAANN, from the exons ATGCAGCAACAAGTGAACCAGCAGATGCCTCAGGAGAAACGAGGAGGCGAAGTACTAGATTCAACCCATGACGACATAAATCTTGAAAAAAGTAATATTTTGCTGCTTGGACCAACTGGGTCAG gtaAAACCCTGCTGGCTCAGACTCTAGCTAAATGCCTTGATGTACCTTTTGCTATCTGTGATTGTACTACCTTGACTCAAGCTGGCTATGTAGGTGAAGATATTGAATCTGTTATTGCAAAACTACTGCAAGATGCCAACTACAATGTAGAAAAAGCTCAACAAG GAATTGTTTTTCTGGATGAAGTAGATAAGATTGGCAGTGTGCCAGGCATTCATCAGTTACGAGATGTAGGAGGAGAAGGCGTCCAACAA GGCTTGTTAAAGTTACTAGAAGGTACAATAGTGAACGTTCCAGAAAAAAATTCCCGTAAGTTACGTGGAGAAACGGTGCAGGTTGATACAACAAATGTCCTCTTTGTAGCTTCTGGTGCCTTTAATGGTCTTGACAgaatcatcagcaggaggaaaaatgaaaag TATCTTGGTTTTGGCACGCCATCTAATTTGGGAAAAGGCAgaagggctgctgcagcagctgaccTCGCTAACATAAGTGGGGAGTCCAATACACAGCAAGATATTGAAGAAAAAGATCGCTTGTTGCGGCATGTGGAAGCCAGAGATCTCATTGAATTTGGCATGATTCCAGAGTTTGTGGGACGTTTACCTGTGGTGGTTCCCCTGCACAGCCTGGATGAGAAAACACTTGTACGGATTCTTACTGAGCCAAGAAATGCTGTTGTTCCTCAATACCAGGCATTATTCAGCATGGACAAG TGTGAATTGACTGTTACTGAGGATGCACTGAAGGCTATAGCCAGACTGGCGCTAGACAGAAAGACTGGTGCAAGAGGTCTTCGATCTATAATG GAAAAGTTGTTGCTGGAGCCCATGTTCGAAGTACCCAATTCTGACATTGTATGTGTGGAGGTTGACAAAGAAGTTGTGGAAGGCAAAAAAGAACCAGGATATATTAG GGCTCCGACTAAAGATACATCTGAAGAAGAGTATGACTCGGGAGTTGAAGAAGAAGGTTGGCCTCGTCAAGCAGATGCTGCAAACAATTAA